One stretch of candidate division KSB1 bacterium DNA includes these proteins:
- a CDS encoding GWxTD domain-containing protein produces MSTRVFAKQELAPPSLQSSSYDSIRSERDYWTLLHAADDSIFRREFEAEFLLLLNKDEKAEYTQLPSLAVRKVFIEYYWKAYNPNPLLPANDRLLVHLRRRAYARKQFPARQPPYYDDRGKYHIKYGKPASRLHDIGGLKRLRETGVDVSLNSYTIQENESWSYVNITPNYVVHFAKAGDSFHEIHSLKELFVGSQRLGLLVWYLSDVLKGRFWMSSAINETVTEIQAIETSLRSRGGGRSAWLKDSENTDFQLVRQVLTHIDKAEEETKRASLHVPPTAYESIHAISKLPFAAAIAQFRGPAGQTRMEITLWSPLKNFVARLDSISGDTVNVEFACLLRNETFDSLAGARWQNKFPAKAAVLANLPDAVGNMTIIAPPQPGELNLQVKNQSNGKLGFSQQNLAVRDFRGRDLMMSDIQFFVNVTDANQQQALPVIEREGFTLAPYPYEEVHRTLPLFFYFEVYNLKSADFENEYEITYKVIRTRGQENILKKLSGFQDASISITNTRTVTSETSQELLAIDVNRLEKGDYRLEITVADAKKLIMTSAKKEFSVAN; encoded by the coding sequence TTGAGCACAAGAGTCTTTGCCAAGCAAGAATTGGCGCCGCCTTCCTTGCAGTCCAGCTCTTATGATTCCATCCGCAGCGAGCGAGATTACTGGACGCTTCTTCATGCCGCGGATGATTCGATTTTTCGGCGCGAATTTGAAGCGGAATTTTTGCTGCTGTTGAATAAGGATGAAAAGGCGGAATACACGCAACTCCCTTCGTTGGCTGTTCGCAAGGTTTTTATCGAATATTATTGGAAAGCCTACAATCCCAATCCCTTGCTGCCGGCGAACGACCGCTTGCTGGTTCATCTGCGGCGTCGGGCTTATGCGCGCAAACAATTTCCGGCGCGGCAGCCGCCTTATTACGATGATCGCGGCAAATACCACATTAAATATGGCAAGCCGGCGAGCCGCCTTCACGACATCGGCGGCCTCAAACGACTGCGGGAAACCGGGGTGGACGTGTCACTGAATTCCTACACTATTCAAGAAAACGAATCCTGGTCATACGTCAATATCACGCCAAACTACGTGGTGCATTTCGCCAAAGCCGGCGACTCTTTTCATGAGATTCACAGCTTGAAGGAACTCTTTGTGGGCAGCCAGCGCTTGGGGCTTCTGGTCTGGTATTTGAGCGATGTGTTGAAGGGACGATTCTGGATGTCCTCCGCGATCAACGAGACCGTCACCGAAATCCAGGCTATCGAAACGAGTTTGAGAAGCCGCGGCGGAGGCCGATCCGCGTGGCTGAAAGATTCTGAAAATACGGACTTCCAACTCGTCCGCCAAGTCCTTACCCACATCGACAAGGCGGAGGAAGAAACAAAGCGCGCGAGTCTTCATGTTCCTCCGACGGCCTACGAAAGCATTCATGCGATCAGTAAACTGCCTTTCGCGGCCGCGATCGCCCAATTTCGCGGGCCGGCCGGCCAAACCCGCATGGAAATTACGCTGTGGTCGCCGCTGAAAAATTTTGTTGCCCGCCTCGATTCTATTTCTGGGGATACGGTCAACGTCGAATTCGCCTGCCTCCTGCGCAATGAGACTTTTGATTCTCTTGCCGGCGCGCGTTGGCAAAACAAATTTCCGGCAAAAGCGGCGGTATTGGCAAACTTACCGGATGCGGTCGGCAACATGACCATCATCGCACCCCCGCAGCCAGGCGAGCTGAACTTGCAAGTGAAAAACCAATCGAATGGAAAGTTGGGATTCAGCCAGCAAAACCTTGCCGTGCGGGATTTTCGTGGCCGTGATCTGATGATGAGCGACATTCAATTTTTCGTCAACGTGACAGATGCCAATCAGCAACAGGCGCTGCCGGTCATCGAACGCGAGGGCTTTACCTTGGCGCCATATCCCTATGAAGAAGTTCATCGCACCCTGCCCCTGTTTTTTTATTTTGAAGTTTACAATTTGAAATCCGCCGATTTTGAAAATGAATATGAAATCACCTACAAAGTCATCAGAACGCGCGGCCAGGAAAATATTTTGAAGAAGTTGAGCGGCTTCCAAGATGCCTCGATAAGCATAACCAATACACGTACCGTCACCTCGGAAACAAGCCAGGAGTTGCTGGCGATTGATGTAAACCGGCTTGAAAAGGGCGACTACCGTTTGGAAATTACAGTTGCTGATGCCAAAAAGCTGATTATGACAAGCGCGAAAAAAGAGTTTTCAGTCGCCAATTGA